From Salmo salar chromosome ssa04, Ssal_v3.1, whole genome shotgun sequence, one genomic window encodes:
- the LOC106602234 gene encoding E3 ubiquitin-protein ligase DTX4 isoform X1 has protein sequence MRNMRVEDGRIVSLGFEPISKTKPPTQRTATVLHASAVVVWEWLNEHGRWRPYSPAVSHHIEAVIRSDPRGGSVVLGQVDNRLSPYILDLQSMHQFRQDTGMIRPVRRSFYDPTSAPGQGWLWEWENDAGSWTQYDTEVGIAIQTARDRQQPWLDLAPLGFCYLVDLQGMTQINRQTQRQRRIQRRSDVAYPLVSGPVPRNGGGGSGPTGALLGVGVSGVNGGAVYPSGGLATMQSLAGQPCSCQQCMLVFSVKQSTVWSSTHKLGHRPSKPQSKPPSPKSATLGRGQLRSSPARSAYSKTLPHGLSISRNQSSPRRNAALFARSLSLLSAQTGTLSISNRPPPPSLPPPQPPSSNQGRRPSAPPPSPSATSQPVPTATLVTPATAVTSPPSPVPSPSPRPMAPQRSAACSAPLPQRSSLAGLSRPALQRIAMAQSRALIASGVPTVPVKNLSGNSPVHPALAGITGILMSAAGFPVCLTRPPKLVLHPPPVSKRDIKPVPGLGHCSRKTTKKQARKGKTTEEVVKQYLQKVRIAPEEDCTICMEALGGPSGYKGGDFIGRLAQCGHQYHLQCLVAMYNNGNKDGSLQCPTCKTIYGVKTGNQPPGKMEYHVIPHSLPGHPDCKTIRVIYNVLPGIQGPEHPNPGKPFTARGFPRHCYLPDSEKGRKVLRLLLTAWDRRLVFSVGTSSTTGESDTVIWNEVHHKTEFGSNLTGHGYPDPSHLDNVLDELKAQGITEEEEQ, from the exons ATGAGAAACATGCGTGTGGAAGACGGACGGATAGTTAGTCTTGGTTTTGAACCCATTTCTAAAACCAAGCCTCCAACGCAACGAAC GGCCACCGTGCTCCATGCGTCCGCTGTGGTCGTGTGGGAATGGCTCAACGAACACGGGCGGTGGCGGCCCTACAGCCCGGCCGTCTCCCACCACATCGAGGCGGTGATACGAAGCGATCCCCGTGGTGGGAGCGTCGTGCTAGGCCAAGTCGACAACCGCCTCTCGCCCTACATCCTAGACCTGCAGTCGATGCACCAGTTCAGGCAGGACACAG GTATGATCCGGCCGGTGCGCCGTAGCTTCTACGACCCCACGTCGGCGCCGGGCCAGGGTTGGCTGTGGGAGTGGGAGAACGACGCTGGGTCCTGGACCCAGTACGACACGGAGGTCGGCATCGCCATCCAGACGGCCCGGGACCGCCAGCAGCCCTGGCTGGACCTGGCGCCGCTGGGCTTCTGCTACCTGGTGGACCTGCAGGGCATGACCCAGATCAACAGGCAGACCCAGAGACAACGCAGGATACAGCGGAGGTCCGACGTGGCCTACCCACTGGTGTCAGGACCGGTACCCAGGAACGGAGGTGGAGGATCGGGTCCGACAGGAGCGTTACTGGGTGTTGGGGTGTCGGGCGTCAACGGAGGCGCGGTGTACCCAAGCGGCGGGCTGGCGACCATGCAGTCCCTCGCCGGGCAGCCGTGCTCCTGCCAGCAGTGCATGCTGGTCTTTAGTGTGAAGCAGAGCACTGTGTGGTCATCGACGCACAAGTTGGGCCACCGGCCGAGTAAACCTCAGAGTAAACCACCCAGCCCCAAATCTGCCACCCTGGGGCGGGGCCAACTCAGGAGCTCCCCCGCTAGATCTGCCTACTCCAAAACCTTACCTCACGGACTCTCCATATCCCGGAACCAGTCCTCACCGCGACGGAATGCCGCCCTCTTCGcccgctccctctccctcctcagcgCCCAAACGGGcaccctctccatctccaaccgaccccctcctccctccctcccgccccctCAGCCGCCCTCATCCAATCAGGGCCGCCGTCCGTCCGCGCCGCCCCCCTCTCCCTCCGCCACGAGTCAACCGGTGCCCACCGCCACGCTCGTCACCCCGGCGACCGCCGTGACGTCACCGCCCTCGCCCGTGCCGTCCCCGTCGCCGCGGCCCATGGCGCCCCAGCGCTCGGCGGCGTGCTCTGCCCCCTTGCCCCAGCGGTCCAGTCTGGCTGGGCTCAGCCGGCCCGCCCTACAACGCATCGCCATGGCCCAGTCACGAGCCCTcatcgcctctgg CGTGCCCACTGTCCCAGTGAAGAACCTCAGTGGGAACAGCCCGGTCCACCCAGCGCTGGCCGGTATCACGGGGATCCTGATGAGCGCTGCGGGGTTCCCTGTGTGTCTCACCCGGCCCCCCAAACTGGTGCTGCACCCCCCGCCCGTCAGCAAGAGGGACATCAAGCCCGTCCCCGGCCTGGGCCACTGCAGCCGCAAGACCACCAAGAAACAGGCCCGTAAAG gtaaGACAACAGAGGAGGTGGTGAAGCAGTATCTTCAGAAAGTCAGGATAGCACCAGAGGAG gactGTACCATCTGTATGGAGGCCCTCGGGGGGCCGTCAGGCTACAAGGGTGGTGACTTCATAGGTCGCCTGGCCCAGTGTGGGCACCAGTACCACCTCCAGTGTCTGGTGGCCATGTACAACAACGGCAACAAAGATGGCAGCCTGCAGTGCCCTACCTGCAAAACCATCTACGGCGTGAAGACGGGCAACCAGCCACCCGGGAAGATGGAGTACCACGTCATCCCCCACTCGCTGCCCGGCCACCCCGACTGCAAGACCATCCGCGTCATCTACAATGTCCTGCCTGGCATCCAGGGCCCAGAGCACCCCAACCCAGGCAAGCCCTTTACAGCCAGAGGGTTCCCGCGCCACTGCTACCTCCCAGACAGCGAAAAGGGACGCAAG gtaCTCAGACTCCTGCTCACTGCGTGGGACCGGCGCCTGGTCTTCTCGGTGGGCACGTCCAGCACCACGGGCGAGTCAGACACGGTCATCTGGAACGAGGTGCACCACAAGACGGAATTCGGCTCCAACCTCACGGGTCACGGCTACCCCGACCCTAGCCACCTAGACAACGTCCTGGATGAACTGAAAGCACAGGGCATCACCGAGGAAGAGGAGCAATga
- the LOC106602234 gene encoding E3 ubiquitin-protein ligase DTX4 isoform X2 — protein sequence MATVLHASAVVVWEWLNEHGRWRPYSPAVSHHIEAVIRSDPRGGSVVLGQVDNRLSPYILDLQSMHQFRQDTGMIRPVRRSFYDPTSAPGQGWLWEWENDAGSWTQYDTEVGIAIQTARDRQQPWLDLAPLGFCYLVDLQGMTQINRQTQRQRRIQRRSDVAYPLVSGPVPRNGGGGSGPTGALLGVGVSGVNGGAVYPSGGLATMQSLAGQPCSCQQCMLVFSVKQSTVWSSTHKLGHRPSKPQSKPPSPKSATLGRGQLRSSPARSAYSKTLPHGLSISRNQSSPRRNAALFARSLSLLSAQTGTLSISNRPPPPSLPPPQPPSSNQGRRPSAPPPSPSATSQPVPTATLVTPATAVTSPPSPVPSPSPRPMAPQRSAACSAPLPQRSSLAGLSRPALQRIAMAQSRALIASGVPTVPVKNLSGNSPVHPALAGITGILMSAAGFPVCLTRPPKLVLHPPPVSKRDIKPVPGLGHCSRKTTKKQARKGKTTEEVVKQYLQKVRIAPEEDCTICMEALGGPSGYKGGDFIGRLAQCGHQYHLQCLVAMYNNGNKDGSLQCPTCKTIYGVKTGNQPPGKMEYHVIPHSLPGHPDCKTIRVIYNVLPGIQGPEHPNPGKPFTARGFPRHCYLPDSEKGRKVLRLLLTAWDRRLVFSVGTSSTTGESDTVIWNEVHHKTEFGSNLTGHGYPDPSHLDNVLDELKAQGITEEEEQ from the exons AT GGCCACCGTGCTCCATGCGTCCGCTGTGGTCGTGTGGGAATGGCTCAACGAACACGGGCGGTGGCGGCCCTACAGCCCGGCCGTCTCCCACCACATCGAGGCGGTGATACGAAGCGATCCCCGTGGTGGGAGCGTCGTGCTAGGCCAAGTCGACAACCGCCTCTCGCCCTACATCCTAGACCTGCAGTCGATGCACCAGTTCAGGCAGGACACAG GTATGATCCGGCCGGTGCGCCGTAGCTTCTACGACCCCACGTCGGCGCCGGGCCAGGGTTGGCTGTGGGAGTGGGAGAACGACGCTGGGTCCTGGACCCAGTACGACACGGAGGTCGGCATCGCCATCCAGACGGCCCGGGACCGCCAGCAGCCCTGGCTGGACCTGGCGCCGCTGGGCTTCTGCTACCTGGTGGACCTGCAGGGCATGACCCAGATCAACAGGCAGACCCAGAGACAACGCAGGATACAGCGGAGGTCCGACGTGGCCTACCCACTGGTGTCAGGACCGGTACCCAGGAACGGAGGTGGAGGATCGGGTCCGACAGGAGCGTTACTGGGTGTTGGGGTGTCGGGCGTCAACGGAGGCGCGGTGTACCCAAGCGGCGGGCTGGCGACCATGCAGTCCCTCGCCGGGCAGCCGTGCTCCTGCCAGCAGTGCATGCTGGTCTTTAGTGTGAAGCAGAGCACTGTGTGGTCATCGACGCACAAGTTGGGCCACCGGCCGAGTAAACCTCAGAGTAAACCACCCAGCCCCAAATCTGCCACCCTGGGGCGGGGCCAACTCAGGAGCTCCCCCGCTAGATCTGCCTACTCCAAAACCTTACCTCACGGACTCTCCATATCCCGGAACCAGTCCTCACCGCGACGGAATGCCGCCCTCTTCGcccgctccctctccctcctcagcgCCCAAACGGGcaccctctccatctccaaccgaccccctcctccctccctcccgccccctCAGCCGCCCTCATCCAATCAGGGCCGCCGTCCGTCCGCGCCGCCCCCCTCTCCCTCCGCCACGAGTCAACCGGTGCCCACCGCCACGCTCGTCACCCCGGCGACCGCCGTGACGTCACCGCCCTCGCCCGTGCCGTCCCCGTCGCCGCGGCCCATGGCGCCCCAGCGCTCGGCGGCGTGCTCTGCCCCCTTGCCCCAGCGGTCCAGTCTGGCTGGGCTCAGCCGGCCCGCCCTACAACGCATCGCCATGGCCCAGTCACGAGCCCTcatcgcctctgg CGTGCCCACTGTCCCAGTGAAGAACCTCAGTGGGAACAGCCCGGTCCACCCAGCGCTGGCCGGTATCACGGGGATCCTGATGAGCGCTGCGGGGTTCCCTGTGTGTCTCACCCGGCCCCCCAAACTGGTGCTGCACCCCCCGCCCGTCAGCAAGAGGGACATCAAGCCCGTCCCCGGCCTGGGCCACTGCAGCCGCAAGACCACCAAGAAACAGGCCCGTAAAG gtaaGACAACAGAGGAGGTGGTGAAGCAGTATCTTCAGAAAGTCAGGATAGCACCAGAGGAG gactGTACCATCTGTATGGAGGCCCTCGGGGGGCCGTCAGGCTACAAGGGTGGTGACTTCATAGGTCGCCTGGCCCAGTGTGGGCACCAGTACCACCTCCAGTGTCTGGTGGCCATGTACAACAACGGCAACAAAGATGGCAGCCTGCAGTGCCCTACCTGCAAAACCATCTACGGCGTGAAGACGGGCAACCAGCCACCCGGGAAGATGGAGTACCACGTCATCCCCCACTCGCTGCCCGGCCACCCCGACTGCAAGACCATCCGCGTCATCTACAATGTCCTGCCTGGCATCCAGGGCCCAGAGCACCCCAACCCAGGCAAGCCCTTTACAGCCAGAGGGTTCCCGCGCCACTGCTACCTCCCAGACAGCGAAAAGGGACGCAAG gtaCTCAGACTCCTGCTCACTGCGTGGGACCGGCGCCTGGTCTTCTCGGTGGGCACGTCCAGCACCACGGGCGAGTCAGACACGGTCATCTGGAACGAGGTGCACCACAAGACGGAATTCGGCTCCAACCTCACGGGTCACGGCTACCCCGACCCTAGCCACCTAGACAACGTCCTGGATGAACTGAAAGCACAGGGCATCACCGAGGAAGAGGAGCAATga